The Streptomyces sp. NBC_01353 genome contains a region encoding:
- a CDS encoding GvpL/GvpF family gas vesicle protein, whose product MALYVYAITARAHPHRIDGMNGVGSNPSSLRTVTSGTLCAVVSDISEEVRPKRRDLIAHKEVQERLMADGVVLPLQFGYVAADELTVQQALEQNADSYRAALQRLEGCAEYHVRAVQEDEDPLLHQILEDLPEARDLNERIRAGDRDPQVPLALGELVAREVQARQESLAAGLVEALLPFARDHVSRPTSAGDFLNLSLLVPHENEDDFLKTQARLSAELGGGVDLRCTGPLPPYSFVQ is encoded by the coding sequence ATGGCGCTGTACGTGTACGCGATCACCGCCAGGGCCCATCCCCACCGCATCGACGGCATGAACGGCGTGGGCTCCAACCCCTCATCTCTGCGCACAGTCACCAGCGGCACGCTCTGCGCGGTCGTCAGCGACATCTCCGAGGAGGTCCGGCCCAAGCGCCGGGATCTCATCGCGCACAAGGAGGTCCAGGAGCGCCTGATGGCGGACGGAGTCGTCCTCCCTCTGCAGTTCGGCTACGTCGCCGCGGACGAACTCACCGTCCAGCAGGCCCTGGAGCAGAACGCCGACAGCTATCGCGCCGCTCTGCAGCGCCTGGAGGGCTGCGCCGAGTACCATGTCCGGGCCGTGCAGGAGGACGAGGATCCGTTGCTTCACCAGATCCTCGAGGACCTGCCCGAAGCGAGGGACCTCAACGAACGCATACGTGCCGGTGACCGAGATCCGCAGGTGCCGCTCGCTCTGGGGGAGCTGGTGGCCCGCGAGGTGCAGGCACGGCAGGAGAGCCTGGCCGCCGGCCTGGTCGAGGCGCTGCTGCCCTTCGCGCGCGACCACGTCAGCCGCCCCACCTCCGCCGGCGACTTCCTCAACCTCTCGCTGCTGGTGCCCCACGAGAACGAGGACGACTTCCTCAAGACCCAGGCGCGCCTGAGCGCCGAGCTCGGCGGTGGCGTGGACCTTCGATGCACCGGTCCGCTGCCCCCCTACAGCTTCGTGCAGTGA
- a CDS encoding gas vesicle protein GvpG: MGLLTHLLTLPVAPVRGVVWVAQQVVDRAEEEYYDPAPVWRELADLERRLVSGEIDQETFDRREDQLLDRLDEIAAFRQQDPEARPQS; this comes from the coding sequence ATGGGACTGCTGACACACCTACTGACGCTTCCGGTCGCACCGGTGCGCGGCGTCGTATGGGTTGCCCAGCAGGTCGTCGACAGGGCCGAGGAGGAGTACTACGACCCCGCCCCCGTCTGGCGTGAGCTGGCCGACCTGGAGCGGCGGCTGGTGAGCGGAGAGATCGACCAGGAGACGTTCGATCGTCGGGAGGACCAGCTGCTCGACCGTCTTGACGAGATCGCAGCATTCCGGCAGCAGGACCCGGAAGCGAGGCCGCAATCGTGA
- a CDS encoding gas vesicle protein — protein sequence MPYGSSSSSSLADILERVLDKGIVIAGDIRIDLLDIELLTIKLRILVASVDKAKEMGIDWWEHDPSLSSRHTGSPLEQENRRLRAELEALRRDQIGERESEEPSADEGPPSKPGRSKQGRPQ from the coding sequence ATGCCGTACGGATCGAGTTCTTCGTCCAGCCTCGCCGACATCCTCGAGCGGGTGCTGGACAAGGGCATCGTCATCGCCGGCGACATCCGCATCGACCTGCTCGACATCGAGCTGTTGACGATCAAACTCCGCATCCTGGTCGCCTCCGTGGACAAGGCCAAGGAGATGGGCATCGACTGGTGGGAGCACGACCCCTCACTGTCCTCCCGGCACACCGGCAGCCCGCTGGAACAGGAGAACCGCCGCCTGCGCGCCGAGCTGGAAGCACTCCGCCGAGACCAGATCGGGGAACGGGAGTCCGAGGAACCGTCCGCCGATGAAGGACCCCCCAGCAAGCCGGGTAGATCGAAACAAGGGCGCCCGCAGTGA
- a CDS encoding GvpL/GvpF family gas vesicle protein produces the protein MNAQHDALTYVYAVVRQTEPLREALTHLRGIGEAPVRLLGHPADPADTSDAGPALLSFVISAVPQRDFNEAALKDHFEDLEWLENVARAHHDVVQAVAAHATILPLRMATVYQDDSRARQALVAQRHTFAERLAQLASHTEFGVKIYLPAPASGSDPEAPAGSDQAAAAATTPGKAYLQHRRAQHHAREAIYRQAQGAAETIEALAARHAAQRVRHAPQRGTLAGAQENVLNDAYLIPDEQTDQFRAAIARAAQDFPEIRIEVTGPWAPYSFAMPPPETPAAADASKRVP, from the coding sequence GTGAACGCGCAGCACGACGCCCTCACCTACGTCTACGCCGTTGTTCGGCAGACGGAGCCCCTGCGCGAGGCGCTCACACACCTCCGCGGCATCGGCGAGGCGCCCGTCCGGCTCCTGGGCCATCCCGCCGATCCCGCAGACACCTCCGACGCCGGTCCAGCACTTCTGTCCTTCGTCATCAGCGCAGTACCCCAGCGCGACTTCAACGAGGCCGCCCTCAAAGATCACTTCGAGGATCTCGAGTGGCTCGAGAACGTCGCCCGCGCCCACCACGACGTCGTGCAGGCCGTGGCCGCACACGCCACGATCCTGCCCCTGCGGATGGCCACCGTCTATCAGGACGACAGCCGGGCACGCCAGGCCCTCGTCGCGCAGCGCCACACGTTCGCCGAGCGGTTGGCCCAGCTTGCGTCCCACACCGAATTCGGCGTCAAGATCTACCTCCCTGCCCCGGCCTCCGGGTCCGACCCGGAAGCCCCTGCCGGCTCCGACCAGGCCGCGGCGGCCGCCACCACGCCGGGCAAGGCGTACCTACAGCACCGCAGGGCCCAGCACCACGCCCGCGAAGCGATCTACCGACAGGCTCAGGGCGCCGCCGAGACCATCGAGGCCCTGGCCGCCCGCCACGCCGCGCAACGTGTGCGCCACGCCCCACAGCGGGGCACCCTGGCCGGCGCCCAGGAGAACGTCCTCAACGACGCCTACCTCATTCCCGACGAGCAGACCGACCAGTTCCGGGCCGCCATCGCGCGCGCTGCGCAGGACTTCCCCGAGATCCGCATCGAGGTCACCGGTCCCTGGGCACCGTACTCGTTCGCCATGCCACCGCCCGAGACCCCAGCCGCTGCCGACGCCTCGAAGCGGGTGCCATGA
- a CDS encoding gas vesicle protein yields MTLADRDEPLPGRQVALVDLLDRLLSGGVVVAGDIVLSIADIDLVRISLRALIVSVESDTAPFREQNGGRSEY; encoded by the coding sequence ATGACCCTCGCAGATCGCGACGAACCACTGCCCGGCCGCCAGGTCGCGCTGGTCGACCTCCTCGACCGGCTGCTCAGCGGCGGAGTGGTCGTCGCAGGCGACATCGTCCTGTCCATCGCCGACATCGACCTCGTCCGCATATCGCTGCGCGCCCTCATCGTGTCCGTCGAGTCCGACACGGCCCCCTTCAGGGAGCAGAACGGCGGTCGAAGTGAGTACTGA
- a CDS encoding gas vesicle protein K: MSQAFRLVQAPPDPQDAPTRPAHHIHADRDTVEEDLLKLVLTLVELLRQLIERQAMRRVDSGDLTDEQEEELGATLLALHDSLSDLCTQHGYSLEDLNLDLGPLGPLLPPRD, encoded by the coding sequence ATGTCGCAGGCCTTCCGTCTCGTCCAGGCGCCCCCCGACCCGCAGGACGCGCCGACCCGCCCCGCGCACCACATCCACGCCGACCGCGACACCGTCGAGGAGGACCTCCTCAAACTCGTCCTCACCCTCGTCGAGCTGCTTCGCCAGCTCATCGAACGCCAAGCCATGCGGCGGGTGGACTCCGGCGATCTCACCGACGAGCAGGAAGAGGAGCTGGGAGCCACGCTGCTGGCCCTCCATGACAGCCTCTCCGACCTGTGCACCCAACACGGCTACTCACTGGAAGACCTCAATCTCGACCTCGGCCCACTCGGGCCCCTGCTCCCACCCCGAGACTGA
- a CDS encoding GlsB/YeaQ/YmgE family stress response membrane protein, whose product MGIIGWILMGLLAGIIAKMLMPGRDPGGIIITILIGIAGGLLGGWLGKVIFGVDSIDGFFELSTWIAAIVGSLILLAGYRLVAGARHRH is encoded by the coding sequence ATGGGTATCATCGGCTGGATTCTGATGGGACTGCTCGCCGGCATCATCGCGAAGATGCTGATGCCGGGCCGGGACCCAGGCGGCATCATCATCACGATCCTCATCGGCATCGCGGGGGGACTGCTGGGCGGGTGGCTCGGCAAGGTCATCTTCGGCGTCGATTCCATCGACGGCTTTTTCGAGCTCTCCACGTGGATCGCCGCGATCGTCGGTTCTCTCATCCTCCTGGCCGGCTATCGGCTGGTGGCCGGCGCGAGACATCGGCACTGA
- a CDS encoding isochorismatase family cysteine hydrolase: MSDRSNDRAKNALIVIDMLNTYRHEDASLLLPSVAAALPSVVDLLRRARAGDVPVIYANDNFGLWRSHHGEILDIALSGRRPDLVEPVAPDSDSLFVVKARHSVFYETPLAYLLDTLGVERLVLCGQVTEQCILYSALDAHIRKLEVAVARDAVAHIHADLAHAALRMMERNMSAQVRAGADIVL, encoded by the coding sequence GTGTCTGACAGGTCGAACGACAGGGCGAAGAACGCGCTCATCGTCATCGACATGCTCAACACCTACCGCCACGAGGACGCGAGCCTGCTGCTGCCCTCCGTGGCGGCGGCGTTGCCGAGCGTGGTGGACCTGCTGAGACGTGCCAGGGCCGGCGATGTTCCCGTGATCTACGCGAACGACAACTTCGGGCTGTGGCGCTCGCACCACGGTGAAATCCTCGACATCGCGCTTTCCGGACGACGTCCCGATCTCGTGGAGCCGGTGGCACCGGACAGCGATTCACTGTTCGTCGTCAAAGCACGCCACTCCGTCTTCTACGAGACGCCGCTCGCCTACCTGCTCGACACGCTGGGCGTGGAACGACTCGTGCTGTGCGGACAGGTCACGGAGCAGTGCATCCTGTACTCGGCTCTGGATGCCCACATCCGGAAGCTGGAGGTCGCGGTGGCCAGGGACGCCGTCGCCCATATCCATGCCGATCTGGCGCACGCGGCTCTGCGCATGATGGAGCGCAACATGTCGGCGCAGGTACGAGCCGGGGCCGACATCGTCCTGTGA
- a CDS encoding DUF6766 family protein: MTADRTGRAGFWRENSLTLGFGTAFLVVLAAQAVAGRAEFNEQLAVEGLQQIGLGDYVMSSDFAVDVTENWQSEFLQFFLYIFGTVYLLQRGSPESKPLHDSGTESEREQRMGDHARADSPRWAGTKDWRQAVYSRSLGLAMAAFFLLSWLAQSIAGVSAFNELRLRQLQEPVSWGSYLASADFWNRSLQNWQSELLAVAAMAILSVYLRQRGSPESKPVGATHTATGVEG, from the coding sequence GTGACCGCCGACCGCACCGGCAGAGCCGGGTTCTGGCGGGAGAACAGCCTCACCCTCGGCTTCGGGACTGCTTTCCTGGTCGTGTTGGCCGCTCAGGCGGTCGCGGGGCGGGCGGAGTTCAACGAGCAGCTCGCCGTCGAGGGGCTGCAGCAGATCGGGCTCGGCGACTATGTGATGTCGTCGGACTTCGCGGTCGACGTCACCGAGAACTGGCAGTCGGAGTTCCTGCAGTTCTTCCTCTACATCTTCGGCACGGTCTATCTGCTTCAGCGTGGCTCCCCGGAGTCCAAGCCGCTGCACGATTCAGGTACGGAGAGTGAACGCGAACAGCGCATGGGTGACCACGCGCGAGCGGACTCGCCCCGGTGGGCAGGGACGAAGGACTGGCGGCAAGCCGTCTACTCCCGGTCACTCGGTCTGGCCATGGCCGCCTTCTTCCTGCTGTCCTGGCTGGCACAGTCGATCGCGGGCGTGTCGGCGTTCAACGAACTGCGGCTGCGGCAGCTGCAAGAGCCCGTCAGCTGGGGTTCCTACCTCGCTTCGGCCGACTTCTGGAACCGGTCGCTGCAGAACTGGCAGTCGGAACTGCTGGCCGTGGCTGCCATGGCCATCCTCTCCGTCTACCTGCGCCAGCGCGGCTCACCCGAATCCAAACCCGTCGGAGCAACCCACACCGCCACCGGCGTGGAAGGTTGA
- a CDS encoding hemerythrin domain-containing protein, which yields MDAIVLLREDHKTVEKLFKRFEKTGDDDHSARRDIADEVIEELTAHAWIEEQIFYPAAREAAPETKDHILESIEEHHAVVWMLSELKGMDVSDERFKAKMSVLMENVRHHVEEEEKDWFPDVRKAMGRNRLVELGEQLQTAKSDAPRDPLSVPSAE from the coding sequence TTGGATGCGATCGTGCTGTTGCGTGAGGACCACAAGACGGTGGAGAAGCTGTTCAAGCGGTTCGAGAAGACCGGGGACGACGACCACAGCGCCCGACGTGATATCGCCGACGAGGTGATCGAGGAGTTGACGGCGCATGCCTGGATCGAGGAGCAGATCTTCTATCCGGCTGCTCGCGAGGCCGCTCCGGAGACCAAGGACCACATTCTGGAGAGCATCGAGGAGCACCACGCGGTGGTGTGGATGCTGTCGGAGCTCAAGGGGATGGACGTGTCGGACGAGCGTTTCAAGGCGAAGATGAGCGTCTTGATGGAGAACGTCCGGCATCACGTCGAGGAGGAGGAGAAGGACTGGTTTCCCGACGTGCGCAAGGCCATGGGGCGCAACCGGCTCGTCGAACTCGGCGAGCAGTTGCAGACCGCGAAGAGCGACGCGCCCCGCGACCCGCTCTCCGTGCCGAGCGCCGAGTGA
- a CDS encoding alcohol dehydrogenase catalytic domain-containing protein, with protein sequence MRALTWQGTRDVRVESVPDPRVERPTDIVVKVTSSGICGSDLHLYTVMGPYIDTGDILGHEVMGFVEEVGSEVSAVHAGDRVVVPFNISCGQCFMCDQGLQSQCETTQVHAYGKGAALFGYTKLYGQVPGGQAEYMRVPFGDTLPVKVPKGPPDERFVYLSDVLPTAWQAVEYADIPPGGSVTVLGLGPIGQMAARIAQYRGAQLVLGVDLVEARLECARTHGIHALDLKEHGKDLADVIRRLTDGRGTDSVIDAVGMEAHGTRLTAAAQRATATLPGALARPLMEHVGIDRLDALHTALDIVRRGGTVSVSGVYGGAIDPMPLLTMFDKQIQLRMGQANVRSWVDDILPLLDDSDPLGVEGFATHTMPLEEAPRAYAMFQAKEDGMIKTLLKP encoded by the coding sequence ATGCGCGCATTGACCTGGCAGGGCACCCGGGATGTCCGTGTGGAATCCGTTCCCGACCCGCGAGTGGAACGACCGACGGACATCGTCGTCAAGGTCACGTCTAGCGGGATCTGCGGCTCTGACCTGCACCTCTACACGGTGATGGGGCCGTACATCGATACCGGCGACATCCTGGGGCACGAGGTCATGGGCTTCGTGGAGGAAGTGGGTTCGGAGGTGTCCGCAGTGCACGCCGGCGACCGGGTCGTAGTCCCGTTCAACATCTCCTGCGGACAGTGCTTCATGTGCGACCAGGGACTCCAGTCCCAGTGCGAGACCACGCAGGTCCATGCGTACGGCAAGGGCGCGGCGCTGTTCGGCTACACCAAGCTGTACGGGCAGGTCCCCGGCGGGCAGGCCGAGTACATGCGGGTGCCGTTCGGCGACACGCTGCCCGTCAAGGTCCCCAAGGGGCCACCCGACGAACGTTTCGTCTACCTGTCGGACGTGCTGCCGACGGCCTGGCAGGCCGTCGAGTACGCAGACATCCCGCCCGGGGGCTCCGTCACCGTGCTGGGTCTTGGACCGATCGGGCAGATGGCTGCCAGGATCGCCCAGTACCGAGGCGCTCAACTGGTGCTCGGCGTCGACCTGGTCGAGGCCCGGCTGGAATGCGCCCGCACGCACGGCATCCATGCCCTGGACCTGAAGGAGCACGGGAAGGACCTGGCCGACGTGATCAGGCGGCTGACCGACGGACGGGGCACGGACTCCGTGATCGACGCCGTGGGCATGGAGGCCCACGGGACCCGGCTCACGGCGGCGGCGCAGCGGGCCACGGCGACGCTCCCCGGCGCACTGGCCAGGCCGTTGATGGAGCACGTCGGCATAGACCGACTCGACGCCCTCCACACCGCTCTCGACATCGTGCGTCGCGGCGGCACGGTCTCCGTGTCGGGCGTCTACGGCGGGGCGATCGATCCGATGCCCCTGCTCACGATGTTCGACAAGCAGATCCAGCTGCGGATGGGCCAGGCGAACGTACGGTCCTGGGTGGACGACATCCTCCCGCTGCTGGACGACTCGGACCCGCTGGGCGTGGAGGGCTTCGCCACCCACACGATGCCGCTGGAAGAGGCCCCACGGGCCTATGCGATGTTCCAGGCCAAGGAAGACGGCATGATCAAGACTCTCCTCAAGCCCTGA
- a CDS encoding metallophosphoesterase: MAAGRAVRDVVRVAAVGDIHLGPDCSGLLRPAFETLPECADVLLLAGDLTRHGTVAEAEVVAEEVRDLGVPVVAVLGNHDYDADQEAGVTRTLEAAGVAVLEGRAARLTVGEHTVGIAGVKGFCGGFAGRSAGEFGEPEMKAFVRTTRLAADGLRHALAGLAADGCRVRIALTHFSPVPDTLAGEPLEIYPFLGSYLLAEAIDAAGADLAVHGHAHLGAEHGTTAGGVRVRNVAQPVIDQAFALYDLPLDRLSEPLPASGRVPEASST; the protein is encoded by the coding sequence ATGGCCGCGGGTCGGGCAGTGCGCGACGTCGTACGGGTAGCGGCCGTCGGTGACATCCACCTCGGCCCCGACTGCAGCGGACTGCTTCGCCCCGCCTTCGAGACGCTGCCGGAGTGTGCCGACGTACTGCTGCTGGCGGGGGACCTGACACGGCACGGAACGGTGGCAGAGGCGGAGGTGGTGGCCGAGGAGGTGCGCGATCTCGGGGTGCCGGTGGTGGCGGTGCTCGGCAACCACGACTACGACGCGGACCAGGAGGCAGGAGTCACGCGCACGCTGGAGGCGGCCGGGGTAGCCGTCCTCGAAGGGCGCGCCGCGCGATTGACGGTGGGGGAGCACACGGTGGGCATCGCCGGCGTGAAGGGCTTCTGCGGAGGTTTCGCGGGCCGCAGCGCGGGTGAATTCGGCGAGCCGGAGATGAAGGCGTTCGTCCGTACGACCCGGCTGGCTGCGGACGGGCTCCGGCACGCGCTCGCGGGACTGGCGGCGGACGGGTGCCGGGTACGGATCGCACTGACGCACTTTTCTCCGGTGCCGGACACCCTGGCGGGCGAGCCGCTGGAGATCTATCCGTTCCTCGGCAGCTATCTGCTTGCGGAGGCCATCGACGCGGCGGGAGCGGACCTCGCCGTCCACGGCCACGCGCACCTCGGCGCGGAGCACGGCACGACGGCGGGCGGCGTCCGTGTCCGCAACGTGGCCCAGCCGGTCATCGACCAGGCCTTCGCGCTGTACGACCTGCCACTCGATCGGCTGAGCGAGCCTCTGCCTGCGAGTGGTCGCGTACCTGAGGCATCCAGTACCTGA
- a CDS encoding BON domain-containing protein: protein MTMTLGDQGAYPVEYRIAHLRERLAKEDVGELGVRVELRGGTVLLTGTVQIAERRDEILRVAHAELAGLPVRADLVVAGAEPPARHEEIP, encoded by the coding sequence ATGACGATGACACTCGGTGACCAGGGGGCGTACCCGGTCGAGTACCGGATCGCGCATCTGCGGGAGCGGCTCGCGAAGGAGGACGTCGGGGAGCTCGGCGTACGCGTCGAACTGCGGGGCGGAACGGTGTTGCTCACCGGCACGGTGCAGATCGCCGAGCGGCGTGACGAGATCCTACGCGTGGCGCATGCCGAGCTCGCGGGCCTGCCCGTCCGCGCCGATCTCGTTGTCGCGGGCGCCGAACCCCCCGCCCGGCACGAGGAGATTCCGTGA
- a CDS encoding nucleotidyltransferase family protein — protein MNLTDAWEPPVARAAAGPTDRSDAVRPGSEAQEALPADHTQAILETTKAIGSLLKTSGCPFALVGSVAAYAHGIPVPLQHDTDFALRREDADTVVQLLEQQGVQIVAPAEDWLIKARAGGEDIDLIFALAGRPVTSELLDRAEPLPVDSVHMPVLAPTDMMTSRLAALSEHHCDFGALLPLARGLREKVDWDRVRRQTGDAPMSAAFLYLLELLDVIPVATPHERRDDDDTR, from the coding sequence ATGAATCTCACCGATGCCTGGGAACCGCCTGTCGCGCGTGCTGCCGCCGGTCCGACTGATCGGTCCGACGCGGTCCGGCCGGGTTCCGAGGCCCAGGAAGCGCTGCCGGCCGACCACACGCAGGCCATCCTGGAGACCACCAAAGCGATCGGCTCCCTGCTCAAGACCTCGGGATGCCCGTTCGCGCTTGTCGGAAGCGTCGCCGCGTACGCGCACGGCATCCCCGTCCCGCTCCAGCACGACACCGACTTCGCCCTGCGGCGGGAGGACGCCGACACGGTCGTCCAACTGCTGGAGCAGCAGGGCGTACAGATCGTCGCACCGGCCGAGGACTGGCTGATCAAGGCCCGCGCGGGCGGGGAGGACATCGATCTGATCTTCGCGCTGGCCGGCCGCCCCGTCACCAGCGAACTCCTCGACCGGGCGGAGCCCCTGCCCGTGGACTCCGTCCACATGCCTGTCCTGGCCCCGACCGACATGATGACCAGCCGTCTTGCGGCACTCTCCGAGCATCACTGCGACTTCGGCGCCCTGTTGCCGCTGGCGCGCGGTCTGCGGGAGAAGGTCGACTGGGACCGGGTACGCCGCCAGACCGGCGACGCACCGATGTCGGCGGCGTTTCTGTACCTGCTGGAACTGCTCGATGTCATTCCGGTGGCGACTCCCCACGAGCGGAGGGATGACGATGACACTCGGTGA
- a CDS encoding CDGSH iron-sulfur domain-containing protein, producing the protein MPNEPAESVRRITVQADGPMLVEGPVEVALEDGTFVTSDRFCVALCTCRRSRHYPWCDTSHRRRTRPGPSRTEQVGEEASNSDS; encoded by the coding sequence GTGCCGAACGAACCCGCTGAAAGCGTGCGTCGCATCACCGTCCAGGCGGACGGGCCGATGCTCGTCGAGGGTCCTGTCGAAGTTGCTCTGGAAGACGGCACCTTCGTCACGTCGGACCGGTTCTGCGTTGCGCTCTGCACATGCCGCCGCAGCCGTCACTATCCCTGGTGCGACACCAGCCACCGACGTCGGACACGGCCAGGACCGTCGAGAACCGAGCAGGTAGGCGAAGAGGCGTCGAATTCCGACTCCTGA
- a CDS encoding HemK2/MTQ2 family protein methyltransferase: MKLIALPGVYAPQDDTALLAGALQRETLPSEAQVLDVGTGTGVLAVAAALRGAEVTAVDISHTAVWTARLNARLARKRISVLRGDLTTPVAGRTFDLVVSNPPYVPGPLDAPHRGSARAWEAGRDGRLILDRICQEVPRLLRVGGVLLLVHSALSGEAPTLAGLRAAGLRAETLERAAVRFGPVLRSRRSWLCSQALVQPGDESEELVVIRAERTR, encoded by the coding sequence ATGAAACTCATCGCTCTGCCGGGTGTGTACGCCCCGCAAGACGACACGGCTCTGCTGGCGGGCGCGCTGCAACGCGAGACGTTGCCATCGGAGGCGCAGGTGCTCGACGTCGGGACAGGCACAGGAGTCCTTGCTGTGGCCGCGGCCTTGCGGGGAGCCGAGGTCACGGCTGTGGACATCTCCCATACGGCCGTCTGGACCGCCCGTCTCAACGCACGGCTGGCACGAAAGCGGATCAGTGTTCTGCGTGGTGACCTGACGACGCCGGTCGCGGGACGCACCTTCGACCTGGTTGTCAGCAACCCCCCCTACGTCCCCGGGCCGCTCGACGCTCCTCATCGAGGCTCAGCGCGGGCATGGGAGGCCGGGCGTGACGGTCGGCTGATTCTCGATCGAATATGCCAGGAAGTGCCTCGTCTGCTGAGGGTCGGCGGCGTGCTCCTTCTCGTGCACTCCGCGCTGAGCGGAGAAGCCCCTACTCTTGCGGGCTTGCGGGCGGCCGGACTGAGGGCCGAGACCCTTGAGCGGGCAGCGGTGCGATTCGGTCCCGTCCTCAGGTCAAGGCGATCGTGGTTGTGCAGCCAGGCACTTGTGCAGCCAGGTGACGAGTCGGAGGAGCTGGTGGTCATCCGTGCCGAACGAACCCGCTGA
- a CDS encoding iron-containing redox enzyme family protein, producing MRDTVLDLQGPPLPGARGAISTAVIAHLAAGEPLPVPAVADADPYEDDLQLALYVCYELHYRGFRGVDPRSEWDTELLELRRRLEDRFLAALRDDASRHAAVTDALAELLVEPVQGRGVSHFLRDQGELWQLKEYATLRSLYHLKEADPHAWVLPRLRGRAKAGMAAVEFDEFGGGHAERIHARLFADLMVDLGLDTTYGRHVDAAPAQMLAVVNLMSLFGLHRALRGCLIGHFAAVEITSSPGSARLAAAMRRTGAGRAAEFFYTEHVEADAVHEQVVRREVIGGLLEDEPHLEADIAFGVDATVYLEGRLADHFLDAWRDRRSSLNVVGA from the coding sequence ATGCGTGACACAGTGCTCGACCTTCAGGGACCACCATTGCCGGGCGCGCGAGGGGCGATCTCGACGGCGGTCATCGCTCATCTCGCCGCGGGGGAGCCCTTGCCGGTGCCCGCGGTGGCAGACGCGGATCCCTACGAGGACGATCTTCAGTTGGCCCTGTACGTCTGCTATGAGCTGCACTACCGCGGGTTCCGTGGGGTCGATCCCCGCTCTGAGTGGGACACGGAGCTCCTGGAACTACGGCGCCGGCTGGAGGACCGGTTCCTCGCCGCTCTCCGTGACGACGCCTCCCGCCATGCGGCCGTGACCGACGCGCTCGCGGAACTGTTGGTGGAGCCTGTACAAGGCCGTGGCGTCTCACACTTCCTGCGGGACCAGGGCGAGCTGTGGCAGTTGAAGGAGTACGCGACCCTGCGCTCGCTGTACCACCTGAAGGAGGCGGATCCGCATGCCTGGGTGCTGCCCAGGCTGCGGGGGCGCGCCAAGGCAGGAATGGCGGCCGTGGAGTTCGACGAATTCGGCGGGGGCCACGCCGAACGCATCCACGCCAGGCTCTTCGCCGACCTCATGGTCGATCTCGGCCTGGACACCACCTACGGTCGACATGTCGATGCCGCACCGGCGCAGATGCTGGCCGTCGTCAACCTGATGTCGCTGTTCGGGCTGCACCGCGCGCTGCGAGGCTGCCTCATCGGTCACTTCGCGGCCGTGGAGATCACCTCCTCGCCCGGATCCGCTCGCCTGGCCGCAGCGATGCGGCGCACCGGAGCAGGCCGAGCGGCGGAGTTCTTCTACACCGAGCACGTCGAGGCCGACGCTGTTCACGAGCAGGTCGTCCGGCGGGAGGTCATCGGAGGGCTCCTCGAGGACGAGCCCCATCTGGAGGCCGACATCGCCTTCGGGGTGGACGCCACGGTCTATCTCGAGGGCCGCCTTGCAGACCATTTCCTCGATGCCTGGCGGGACAGGAGGTCGTCACTCAACGTCGTCGGCGCATGA